One region of Myxococcus fulvus genomic DNA includes:
- a CDS encoding tetratricopeptide repeat protein, giving the protein MPEQAKTEIDKELADLRREVVEARNLVIKSDNLLKNLHAEVKAVGKRHEDFQKRQWISSAAAYVLFAVIAVGAAVMITSARSSSATNERERLEKMVADLTGQLEKQRADTSAHQTAQRGAAEVYKMMTSLPGDERLKGIDALMKLDTSRLSSLERQALNDRATSLRRETGDAAFERGKIAFRKNEMDQVVSEMERFLAMNPPNEQALDASFFLGTAYNQLRKHDKAVPLLARFVEGDRTSKTRDYAMLLLAQSYQEVGQMEKALETARDAAGSYLNSQYQQQFRSRIAMVKRAMSGNTEAAGPPPAAPSAAPAQQVASPAGQ; this is encoded by the coding sequence ATGCCAGAGCAGGCGAAGACCGAGATTGATAAGGAATTGGCGGACCTCCGCCGCGAAGTCGTCGAGGCCCGCAACCTCGTCATCAAGAGTGACAACCTGCTGAAGAACCTCCACGCGGAGGTCAAGGCGGTAGGCAAGCGTCACGAGGACTTCCAGAAGCGTCAGTGGATTTCTTCCGCGGCGGCGTATGTGCTGTTCGCCGTCATCGCGGTGGGCGCGGCGGTGATGATCACCAGCGCCCGCTCCTCCAGCGCCACCAATGAGCGCGAGCGCCTGGAGAAGATGGTGGCGGACCTGACGGGCCAGCTGGAGAAGCAGCGCGCGGACACGTCCGCGCACCAGACGGCCCAGCGGGGCGCCGCGGAGGTCTACAAGATGATGACCTCGCTGCCCGGCGACGAGCGGCTCAAGGGCATCGACGCGCTGATGAAGCTGGACACCTCGCGGCTGAGCTCGCTGGAGCGTCAGGCGCTGAATGACCGGGCCACGTCCCTGCGTCGTGAGACGGGCGACGCCGCCTTCGAGCGCGGGAAGATCGCCTTCCGCAAGAACGAGATGGACCAGGTCGTCTCGGAGATGGAGCGCTTCCTGGCCATGAACCCCCCGAACGAGCAGGCGCTGGACGCGTCCTTCTTCCTGGGCACGGCCTACAACCAGCTACGCAAGCACGACAAGGCCGTCCCGCTGCTGGCGCGCTTCGTCGAGGGCGACCGCACCTCCAAGACGCGCGACTACGCCATGCTGCTCCTGGCCCAGTCGTACCAGGAGGTCGGGCAGATGGAGAAGGCGCTGGAGACGGCGCGTGACGCGGCGGGCAGCTACCTCAACAGCCAGTACCAGCAGCAGTTCCGCAGCCGCATCGCCATGGTGAAGCGCGCCATGAGCGGCAACACGGAGGCCGCGGGTCCGCCTCCGGCCGCCCCCTCCGCGGCGCCCGCCCAGCAGGTGGCGAGCCCCGCAGGTCAGTAG
- a CDS encoding lysophospholipid acyltransferase family protein yields the protein MNGRSQPKDAKKSASSSSARDGDPRSSKAAGGAADGAKHASARHDVSRNDPGAKGASGGAKSFSARHDPTARSNKGAKSAPRGENRPTTARSDSTPRNNKGARGTPAGAKQPATSVNTSPAKPSPSAARSRSPEETRDTGTSDTSPLAATETEVEPLREPAAPVTPRAAPPSRPPAVLEDRTAERTPQQRDVDHALAEALAAEVAEVTAKHAVDEAMDRRAGREESTDRLLATEMATGLAEAAVEEVLDHSPVTRKPEHERELAATVAAQVAESAAELAVAEVMVHRSAEPPFTEAFEERATVGFLDELDEDEEASSLELREDLAMAGAVLELEDLDETPEEVEDGWERTISRPVVDSSFQAPEVEMPDTTRDEFPPGRRGPLSLVPPSRDDAFPRDASSEQPRDTGSTRPLAQRASGMFALAREIAGQALASEGLGRAWGAMNGMLDAVRAGLGTGGGAHLDEYGKDPSLVERLEPVLEFLYGQYWRVSAQGTDHIPGGAVILVANHSGALPYDGLVMSLTLGRERPDLRESRWLVEDQVFHAPMLGTLFNRLGAVRACPENALRLLDEQRPLVVFPEGYQGLSKPFGERYRLKRFGRGGFVKLALRTGAPIVPVAIVGAEETSPMLGRIPASFLGLPYLPLMPGPLPLPAKWSIRFGEPIAMDGLPPEAADDLGEVGRLTERTREAIQGMLHSLLRERRSVFAG from the coding sequence ATGAACGGGCGCTCCCAGCCGAAGGACGCGAAGAAGTCCGCGTCTTCTTCTTCCGCGCGCGACGGCGACCCTCGGAGCAGCAAGGCCGCGGGGGGAGCCGCCGACGGAGCGAAGCACGCCTCCGCCAGGCACGACGTTTCTCGGAACGACCCAGGCGCGAAGGGCGCATCCGGCGGAGCGAAGTCCTTCTCCGCACGACACGACCCGACCGCACGGAGCAACAAGGGCGCGAAGAGCGCACCCCGTGGCGAGAATCGCCCGACCACCGCCAGGTCCGACTCGACGCCTCGGAACAACAAGGGTGCGCGTGGCACTCCGGCGGGTGCGAAGCAGCCGGCGACCTCCGTGAATACCTCACCCGCGAAGCCCTCGCCGAGCGCGGCCCGTTCGCGCTCCCCGGAGGAGACTCGCGATACCGGCACGTCCGACACGAGCCCGCTCGCCGCCACGGAGACCGAGGTGGAGCCGCTGCGCGAGCCCGCGGCGCCGGTGACTCCACGAGCAGCCCCCCCGTCTCGTCCCCCCGCGGTGCTCGAGGACCGCACGGCGGAGCGGACGCCCCAGCAGCGCGACGTGGACCACGCGCTCGCGGAGGCCCTGGCCGCCGAGGTCGCCGAGGTCACTGCGAAGCACGCCGTGGACGAAGCCATGGACCGACGCGCCGGCCGCGAGGAGTCCACGGACCGGCTGCTCGCCACGGAGATGGCCACCGGGCTGGCGGAGGCCGCCGTGGAGGAGGTCCTCGACCACAGCCCCGTCACGCGCAAGCCGGAGCACGAGCGCGAGCTCGCCGCCACCGTCGCCGCGCAGGTCGCCGAGAGCGCCGCCGAGCTCGCCGTCGCCGAGGTGATGGTCCACCGCTCCGCCGAGCCCCCCTTCACCGAAGCCTTCGAGGAGCGCGCCACGGTGGGCTTCCTCGATGAGCTGGACGAGGACGAAGAGGCCTCTTCGCTGGAGTTGCGCGAGGACCTTGCGATGGCCGGCGCGGTGCTGGAGCTCGAGGACCTCGACGAAACGCCCGAGGAGGTCGAGGACGGCTGGGAGCGGACCATCTCCAGGCCCGTGGTGGACAGCTCCTTCCAGGCGCCCGAGGTGGAAATGCCCGACACGACGCGCGACGAGTTCCCCCCAGGCCGCCGGGGCCCCCTGTCCCTGGTGCCGCCCTCGCGAGACGACGCCTTCCCGCGAGACGCCTCCTCCGAGCAGCCTCGCGACACCGGGTCCACCCGTCCCCTCGCCCAGCGCGCCAGCGGCATGTTCGCCCTGGCCCGGGAGATCGCCGGACAGGCGCTGGCCAGCGAGGGACTGGGACGCGCGTGGGGCGCGATGAACGGCATGCTGGACGCGGTGCGCGCGGGCCTGGGAACGGGCGGCGGCGCGCACCTGGACGAGTACGGCAAGGACCCGTCCCTCGTCGAACGGCTGGAGCCGGTGCTCGAGTTCCTCTACGGCCAGTACTGGCGGGTCTCCGCGCAGGGGACGGACCACATCCCCGGCGGCGCCGTCATCCTCGTGGCGAACCACTCGGGCGCCCTGCCCTACGACGGGCTGGTGATGTCGCTCACGCTCGGTCGTGAGCGGCCGGACCTGCGCGAGTCACGCTGGCTCGTGGAGGACCAGGTCTTCCATGCGCCCATGCTGGGCACGCTCTTCAACCGCCTGGGCGCGGTGCGCGCGTGCCCGGAGAACGCGCTGCGACTGCTCGACGAGCAGCGTCCCCTCGTCGTCTTCCCCGAGGGCTACCAGGGCCTCAGCAAGCCCTTTGGCGAGCGCTATCGCCTCAAGCGCTTCGGCCGCGGCGGCTTCGTGAAGCTCGCGCTGCGCACGGGCGCGCCCATCGTCCCGGTGGCCATCGTCGGCGCGGAGGAGACGTCGCCGATGCTCGGCCGCATCCCCGCGAGCTTCCTCGGCCTGCCCTACCTGCCGCTGATGCCGGGCCCGTTGCCCCTGCCCGCCAAGTGGAGCATCCGCTTCGGCGAGCCCATCGCCATGGACGGTCTGCCCCCCGAGGCCGCGGACGACCTGGGCGAGGTGGGACGACTCACCGAGCGCACCCGTGAGGCCATCCAGGGCATGCTCCACTCCCTGCTGCGCGAGCGGCGCTCGGTCTTCGCGGGCTGA
- a CDS encoding outer membrane beta-barrel protein has protein sequence MLRRLLPPLVLLFATPAVAQDEEDPIPTSLEGVGRITVQGGWRVTSNETLYKTWYGVEANKGLPRARETDGGPLGVATFAYSISDLVEVGIDLFFSGSKLYLTSPGLEGAAPVERSLETMGYGALVGVRFQTVLPEVGPYGLVPFAGLATGPAIASSKLSGEKLEDKTTQAWAGSLGATWRLSPRWGISAEYRFMFLRGPVGPELNDQGKRIASFSMGGSWMSLGVTYTFPPEPSRSFPGGL, from the coding sequence ATGCTCCGTCGCCTCCTGCCGCCCCTCGTCCTGCTCTTCGCCACTCCCGCCGTCGCCCAGGACGAGGAGGACCCCATCCCCACGTCGCTGGAGGGCGTGGGGCGCATCACCGTGCAGGGTGGCTGGCGCGTCACCTCCAACGAGACGCTCTACAAGACCTGGTACGGCGTCGAGGCGAACAAGGGCCTGCCCCGGGCGCGCGAGACGGACGGTGGTCCGCTCGGCGTGGCGACCTTCGCCTACTCCATCTCCGACCTGGTGGAGGTGGGCATCGACCTCTTCTTCTCCGGCTCCAAGCTCTACCTGACCAGCCCCGGCCTGGAGGGCGCCGCGCCCGTCGAGCGCAGCCTGGAGACGATGGGCTACGGCGCGCTGGTGGGTGTGCGTTTCCAGACGGTGCTCCCGGAGGTCGGCCCGTATGGCCTGGTGCCCTTCGCGGGGCTCGCCACGGGGCCGGCCATCGCCAGCTCCAAGCTGTCGGGAGAGAAGCTGGAGGACAAGACCACCCAGGCCTGGGCGGGCTCGCTGGGAGCCACCTGGCGGCTGTCTCCCCGCTGGGGGATTTCCGCCGAGTACCGGTTCATGTTCCTTCGGGGACCCGTGGGACCGGAGCTGAATGACCAGGGCAAGCGCATCGCCTCGTTCAGCATGGGTGGTAGTTGGATGTCCCTGGGCGTGACGTACACTTTTCCGCCCGAGCCATCCCGCTCGTTCCCTGGCGGCCTGTAA
- a CDS encoding SDR family oxidoreductase, which yields MDESRPGKGRLRVAVTGASGEYGKLLLPRLERDPEVESIVVLDVNRPDGAKVEFHRVDLTRHDAESELTDALAERPVDALYHLAFLFGPIRNGSLAHELEVIGTMNVLTAAGRARIPRLVVPSMTAVYGARGNNPALLREDSPLQGCPHSRFVTDKVEVEGQVRAFRERHPEMKVLVLRFAPVLGAAFESPVTRLLTRTSVVPTLLGFDPLWQGLHEEDAGRALHLALRAEASGEFNIVGRGVLPLSGLIRQAGARPLPLPGPLFRGALHALDVVGADTLPVALLDYIHYSWVADGERAETALGFIPFHHVRDAAAALKRS from the coding sequence ATGGACGAGTCACGACCAGGCAAGGGACGGCTGCGTGTCGCGGTGACGGGAGCCAGCGGCGAGTATGGGAAGCTGCTGCTGCCCCGGCTCGAGCGCGATCCGGAGGTGGAGAGCATCGTCGTGTTGGACGTGAACCGTCCCGACGGCGCCAAGGTGGAGTTCCACCGGGTGGACCTCACGCGGCACGACGCCGAGAGCGAGCTCACCGACGCGCTGGCCGAGCGCCCCGTGGACGCGCTCTACCACCTGGCGTTCCTGTTCGGCCCCATCCGCAACGGCTCGTTGGCGCACGAGCTGGAGGTCATCGGCACGATGAACGTGCTGACCGCGGCGGGGCGCGCGCGCATTCCCCGGCTGGTGGTGCCGTCGATGACGGCCGTCTACGGGGCGCGGGGGAACAACCCGGCGCTCCTGCGAGAAGACTCACCGCTGCAGGGCTGTCCGCACAGCCGCTTCGTCACCGACAAGGTGGAGGTGGAGGGACAGGTCCGGGCGTTCCGTGAGCGGCACCCCGAGATGAAGGTGCTCGTGCTGCGCTTCGCGCCGGTGCTGGGGGCCGCGTTCGAGAGCCCCGTCACGCGGCTGCTGACGCGCACCTCCGTGGTTCCCACCCTGTTGGGGTTCGACCCGCTGTGGCAGGGGCTGCACGAGGAGGACGCGGGGCGGGCGCTGCACCTGGCGCTGCGGGCGGAGGCCTCCGGGGAGTTCAACATCGTTGGCCGAGGCGTACTCCCGCTGTCCGGCCTCATCCGACAGGCGGGTGCCCGGCCGCTCCCCCTGCCCGGTCCACTGTTCCGTGGCGCACTCCACGCGCTGGATGTGGTTGGAGCGGACACGTTGCCCGTAGCCCTTCTCGACTACATCCATTACTCGTGGGTGGCCGACGGCGAGCGCGCGGAGACTGCCCTCGGCTTCATCCCCTTCCACCACGTCCGGGACGCCGCGGCGGCGCTCAAGAGGAGCTAG
- a CDS encoding DUF721 domain-containing protein codes for MEGWLSGSHESSSRAMARGEPKSLESLLPRVLGRLAGESGRGHPLAPVWASVVGAHIARHATPRALEGGTLLVSVTSPEWARTLEPEAASLCVRLNERLGADTVKALAFRWEGR; via the coding sequence ATGGAAGGTTGGCTTTCAGGTTCTCACGAATCATCATCGCGCGCGATGGCCCGCGGCGAGCCGAAGTCACTTGAAAGCCTTCTCCCCCGAGTCCTGGGGCGCCTCGCCGGTGAGTCCGGGCGTGGACATCCCCTGGCACCGGTGTGGGCCTCGGTGGTGGGTGCGCACATTGCCCGCCATGCGACCCCACGCGCGCTGGAGGGAGGCACCCTGCTCGTGTCGGTGACGAGCCCCGAGTGGGCGCGCACGCTGGAGCCCGAGGCCGCGTCGCTCTGCGTCCGCTTGAACGAGCGGCTGGGCGCGGACACGGTGAAGGCGCTCGCCTTCCGGTGGGAGGGGCGATGA
- a CDS encoding CAP domain-containing protein — protein MIAVLALAVLLTAAPAPRAPAATAAQQAPAPPPKPKVPLTPTEAMEQQAAQHVVREFERVGRRAPAEDPSLVEAARRLAREALSGAFTGAPDLFTLTEAISDAGAADPAPRALVIRAWAHQHAIESLRARSDLNTERATHFGVGVAFVDKRAALVTLLSDRKAELRPFPRVMPGERAVQTLCGRLGPSLSQPEIYVTRPDGEVIIVPLTRRGTQGSDFCSRLDFLTPGTYTVEVVARGEAGPEVTSLFLTQIGEVRRRGLRESNVEPTTVETARVALHERINALRRAHGLVELTPDPLLERVAQAYSQRMSTEGFFAHVAPDGSTLTRRLPPGTRYVRAGENLGQAAGPLAAHFGIEHSPGHRRNLLDPGFRFMGVGVIFQKVGGRNEAIVTEVFTAASPASADPENPRQDAYDALARHRTAKKLPPMARSEVLESLAQAHARHALEMDQPAAQPGEAPLHERVFQVLPDAGTASVDFFVVSDPAALPESRSVAEATNNRVGVGVVRGDSKRFGAKQFWVAVIYAAVQ, from the coding sequence ATGATCGCCGTGCTCGCCCTGGCCGTGCTGCTCACCGCCGCGCCCGCGCCGCGCGCGCCGGCCGCGACCGCGGCCCAGCAGGCCCCGGCGCCGCCTCCCAAGCCGAAGGTGCCGCTGACGCCCACCGAGGCCATGGAGCAGCAGGCCGCGCAGCACGTGGTGCGCGAGTTCGAGCGCGTGGGACGCCGCGCCCCCGCCGAGGACCCCTCGCTCGTCGAAGCGGCTCGACGGCTGGCGCGCGAGGCGCTCAGCGGGGCCTTCACCGGCGCGCCGGACCTCTTCACGCTCACCGAGGCCATCAGCGACGCGGGCGCCGCGGACCCCGCGCCCAGGGCGCTCGTCATCCGCGCGTGGGCCCACCAGCACGCCATCGAGTCCCTGCGTGCCCGGTCGGACCTGAACACGGAGCGGGCCACCCACTTCGGCGTGGGCGTGGCGTTCGTCGACAAGCGGGCCGCGCTGGTGACGCTGCTGTCGGACCGCAAGGCGGAGCTGCGCCCCTTCCCGCGCGTCATGCCCGGCGAGCGCGCGGTCCAGACGCTCTGCGGACGGCTGGGCCCCTCGCTGAGCCAGCCGGAGATCTACGTCACCCGTCCCGATGGCGAGGTCATCATCGTCCCGCTCACGCGGCGAGGCACCCAGGGCTCCGACTTCTGCTCGCGCCTGGATTTCCTCACCCCCGGCACCTACACGGTGGAGGTGGTGGCACGAGGCGAAGCCGGGCCAGAGGTCACCTCGCTGTTCCTCACCCAGATTGGCGAGGTGCGCCGGCGCGGGCTGCGCGAGAGCAACGTGGAGCCCACCACGGTGGAGACCGCGCGCGTGGCGCTCCATGAGCGCATCAACGCCCTGCGCCGCGCGCATGGCCTGGTGGAGCTGACGCCGGACCCGCTGCTCGAGCGCGTGGCGCAGGCGTACAGCCAGCGCATGTCCACCGAGGGCTTCTTCGCGCACGTCGCGCCGGACGGCAGCACCCTCACCCGTCGACTGCCGCCGGGGACCCGCTACGTGCGGGCGGGTGAGAACCTGGGGCAGGCCGCCGGGCCGCTCGCGGCGCACTTCGGCATCGAGCACAGCCCCGGCCACCGCCGCAACCTGCTGGACCCGGGCTTCCGGTTCATGGGCGTGGGCGTCATCTTCCAGAAGGTCGGCGGACGCAACGAGGCCATCGTCACCGAGGTCTTCACCGCCGCGTCTCCCGCGTCCGCGGACCCAGAGAATCCCAGGCAGGACGCCTACGACGCGCTGGCCCGCCATCGCACGGCGAAGAAGCTGCCGCCCATGGCGCGCAGCGAGGTGCTGGAGTCGCTCGCGCAGGCGCACGCCCGGCACGCGCTGGAGATGGACCAACCGGCCGCGCAGCCGGGCGAGGCCCCGTTGCACGAGCGCGTGTTCCAGGTGCTGCCCGACGCGGGCACGGCGTCGGTGGACTTCTTCGTGGTGTCGGACCCGGCCGCGCTCCCCGAGTCCCGCAGCGTCGCCGAGGCCACCAACAACCGGGTGGGCGTCGGGGTGGTGCGCGGGGATTCGAAGCGCTTCGGCGCGAAGCAATTC
- a CDS encoding GGDEF domain-containing protein, protein MQNETVVTVISKISDRPVNLDAALVVIYGLDLGRKHDLTREETLIGRSSKSDIQIDQESVSRNHAAISNTREGVRIRDAGSTNGTFINDELVEGVRELRNGDLVKIGRTIFKYIAGGNIEAAYHDEIYRLTTMDGLTQIYNRRYFDEQLDRELSRSRRYERGLSLVLIDIDHFKKVNDKFGHLAGDSVLKQLASTVRTRIRREDVFARYGGEEFAVLLPEVALTGARQLAEKVRRLVEKQRFEFDRQAIPVTISLGVAVLEPRHREPGDLVRAADEKLFEAKTTGRNRVVG, encoded by the coding sequence GTGCAGAACGAGACGGTCGTCACGGTCATCTCCAAGATTTCCGACCGGCCGGTCAACCTCGACGCGGCGCTGGTGGTGATCTACGGATTGGACCTGGGTCGGAAGCACGATTTGACGCGCGAGGAGACGCTGATCGGTCGCTCGTCGAAGTCGGACATCCAGATCGACCAGGAGTCGGTGAGTCGCAACCACGCGGCCATCTCCAATACCCGGGAGGGCGTGCGGATCCGCGACGCGGGCTCCACCAACGGCACGTTCATCAACGACGAGCTGGTGGAGGGTGTTCGCGAGCTGCGCAACGGCGACCTGGTGAAGATCGGCCGCACCATCTTCAAGTACATCGCCGGCGGCAACATCGAGGCGGCGTACCACGATGAGATCTACCGGCTGACCACGATGGACGGCCTGACGCAGATCTACAACCGGCGCTACTTCGACGAGCAGCTGGACCGGGAGCTGTCGCGCAGCCGCCGCTACGAGCGCGGGCTGTCGCTGGTGTTGATCGACATCGACCACTTCAAGAAGGTGAACGACAAGTTCGGCCACCTCGCGGGGGACTCGGTGCTCAAGCAGCTGGCGTCCACGGTGCGCACGCGCATCCGCCGTGAGGACGTCTTCGCCCGTTACGGTGGCGAGGAGTTCGCCGTCCTGTTGCCCGAGGTCGCGCTGACCGGCGCGCGCCAGCTCGCCGAGAAGGTGCGTCGGCTGGTGGAGAAGCAGCGCTTCGAGTTCGACCGTCAGGCCATCCCCGTCACCATCTCCCTGGGCGTGGCGGTACTGGAGCCTCGCCATCGCGAGCCCGGAGATCTGGTGCGCGCGGCGGACGAGAAGCTCTTCGAGGCGAAGACGACGGGCCGCAACCGCGTCGTCGGCTGA
- the mutL gene encoding DNA mismatch repair endonuclease MutL: MARIARLSDVLINKIAAGEVVERPASVVKELVENSLDAGASTVRVDLSGGGVDRIIVSDDGHGMGRQDATLCLDRHATSKLRELDDLFHIDSMGFRGEAVPAIASVSRFSLHTAEVGADVGTRVTLEGGVDVVVEDAPPRTGTIITVEDLFFNVPARRKFLRRGDTELKHAEEAVVRLALANPDVGFFATHEGNELFSSAACPEDPRERIAAALGPACHPHLFPVEERRLGVSVTGYAASPEFTFPNARGLYTFVNRRFVRDRGLIGTIQRAYQDFLAAGRQPVVVLNIDVDPVAVDVNVHPQKLEVRFSDARGVYEAISAALNRMLRAAPWLGTGADAQAAMGNTPRDAAHYAHAVERFLTRAQEASWGGPLPTTLDAAAPGSGPAPLSGAPGPMAGIPAPLPFANTGMRPPAFGEAQPQLNEAPPPGYFAALRPMGMLGGRFHICEGPGGTLVVLDPHAALERARLTTYLRALDDEKGPPAPSLFGTTLEFPVAVAKSLVEGREALCRLGVDVEPFGGTTVALKTVPPGLEGADARSLLEALARALPPRGATLDAVTLAEAVRVLACHAARKANTVPLSDAQLRALLGELDRADFHPPCSHGTVVVLEMPLLELERRAR; encoded by the coding sequence ATGGCACGCATCGCCCGTCTCAGTGACGTCCTCATCAACAAGATCGCCGCCGGCGAGGTGGTGGAGCGGCCCGCGTCCGTCGTGAAGGAGCTGGTGGAGAACTCGCTCGATGCCGGGGCGAGCACCGTGCGCGTGGACCTGTCGGGTGGGGGCGTGGACCGCATCATCGTGTCCGACGATGGACACGGCATGGGCCGCCAGGACGCCACGCTGTGTCTGGACCGTCACGCCACCAGCAAGCTGCGCGAGCTGGATGACCTGTTCCACATCGACTCCATGGGGTTCCGCGGTGAGGCGGTGCCCGCCATCGCCTCCGTGTCCCGCTTCAGCCTGCACACCGCGGAGGTCGGCGCGGACGTGGGCACGCGGGTGACGCTGGAGGGTGGGGTGGACGTGGTGGTGGAGGACGCCCCGCCGCGCACCGGCACGATCATCACCGTGGAGGACCTGTTCTTCAACGTGCCCGCGCGCCGCAAGTTCCTGCGCCGGGGTGACACCGAGCTCAAGCACGCCGAGGAGGCCGTCGTCCGGCTGGCCCTGGCCAACCCGGACGTGGGCTTCTTCGCCACCCACGAGGGCAACGAGCTGTTCTCCAGCGCGGCCTGCCCCGAGGACCCGCGCGAGCGCATCGCGGCGGCGCTGGGGCCCGCCTGCCACCCGCACCTGTTCCCCGTCGAGGAGCGACGGCTGGGCGTCAGCGTCACCGGCTACGCGGCCTCGCCCGAGTTCACCTTCCCCAACGCGCGCGGCCTCTACACCTTCGTCAACCGCCGCTTCGTGAGGGACCGCGGCCTCATCGGCACCATCCAGCGCGCGTACCAGGACTTCCTCGCCGCCGGACGTCAGCCGGTGGTGGTGCTGAACATCGACGTGGACCCCGTCGCCGTGGACGTCAACGTCCACCCGCAGAAGCTGGAGGTCCGCTTCTCCGACGCCCGCGGCGTGTACGAGGCCATCAGCGCCGCGCTCAACCGCATGCTGCGCGCGGCCCCCTGGCTGGGCACCGGCGCCGACGCCCAGGCCGCCATGGGCAACACGCCGCGAGACGCCGCGCACTACGCGCACGCCGTGGAGCGCTTCCTCACCCGCGCGCAGGAGGCGTCGTGGGGCGGCCCGCTGCCCACCACGCTGGACGCCGCCGCGCCCGGTTCAGGCCCCGCGCCCCTGTCCGGCGCCCCCGGCCCCATGGCGGGGATTCCCGCGCCGCTGCCCTTCGCCAACACCGGCATGCGCCCGCCCGCGTTCGGCGAGGCCCAGCCCCAGCTCAACGAGGCCCCGCCGCCGGGCTACTTCGCCGCGCTCAGGCCCATGGGCATGCTGGGCGGCCGCTTCCACATCTGCGAGGGCCCCGGCGGCACGCTGGTGGTCCTGGACCCGCACGCGGCGCTGGAGCGGGCCCGGCTGACGACGTACCTGCGCGCGCTCGACGACGAGAAGGGCCCTCCGGCGCCGTCGCTGTTCGGCACCACGCTGGAGTTCCCCGTCGCGGTGGCCAAGTCGCTCGTCGAGGGCCGCGAGGCGCTCTGCCGGCTGGGCGTCGACGTGGAGCCCTTCGGTGGCACCACCGTGGCGCTCAAGACGGTGCCGCCGGGACTCGAGGGCGCCGACGCCCGCTCGCTGCTGGAGGCCCTGGCGCGCGCGCTGCCTCCTCGGGGCGCCACGCTGGACGCCGTCACGCTGGCGGAGGCGGTGCGGGTGCTGGCCTGTCACGCCGCGCGCAAGGCGAACACCGTGCCGCTCTCGGACGCGCAGCTGCGCGCGCTGCTGGGCGAGCTGGACCGGGCCGACTTCCATCCCCCGTGCAGCCACGGCACGGTGGTGGTGCTGGAGATGCCGCTGCTGGAGCTGGAGCGCCGCGCCCGGTGA